One Heptranchias perlo isolate sHepPer1 chromosome 2, sHepPer1.hap1, whole genome shotgun sequence DNA segment encodes these proteins:
- the LOC137338348 gene encoding eukaryotic translation initiation factor 1b, whose product MSTIQNLQSFDPFADATKGDDRLPAGTEDYIHIRIQQRNGRKTLTTVQGIADDYDKKKLVKAFKKKFACNGTVIEHPEYGEVIQLQGDQRKNICQFLMEIGIVKEEQLKVHGF is encoded by the exons ATGTCCACTATTCAGAACCTCCAATCTTTTG ACCCCTTTGCTGATGCAACTAAGGGCGACGACCGACTCCCGGCAGGGACTGAAGATTACATCCATATAAGAATTCAACAACGTAACGGCAGGAAGACACTGACCACAGTCCAAGGCATCGCAGATGATTATGATAAAAAGAAACTTGTGAAAGCCTTTAAAAAG AAATTTGCCTGCAATGGTACTGTGATAGAACATCCTGAATACGGTGAGGTAATCCAGCTTCAAGGTGACCAGCGGAAGAATATCTGCCAATTTCTTATGGAG ATTGGCATCGTGAAGGAGGAGCAGTTAAAGGTCCACGGCTTCTAA